One Kaistella polysaccharea DNA segment encodes these proteins:
- a CDS encoding T9SS type A sorting domain-containing protein produces MKKNLLTVGFLSLTLSMSAQALTHVDNGGTFYVGEYALVYNGGGIQTKGNGIIDLHGNLMVVGDAADVVKTFNAAGTGDKTDGKNIIIRINDPLAVDATSYGQLYIDGIPQTNITAIVDREYKTLKHGTYQQIALPFYNKPMSSLNSELGKTFTNVRRSQNEILIWDNANVEADNFSTSNSTLKSTTYYMLGSKDFNSALPAIGDVYTLRGVPFANGISETMVNAGAGVNFGPDGSARNSYSEPFNTYLQDAWDFGLAAGGASPYTVPTYGKNIYQYGNPYFTNLDMRFIGRVEATTITDGNNIKSIQGIRFGPGGVVSNAQGATWSQNASILSYTNDLYDPIPVGDVSIVIQPMQAIAIKLRGNDPEVGGDRTLNFDGLRRFAPASRTNGQPYEPTAAKMVDQRGTVKQLGVIALNSKGEEMARTYYVVYPDGTTGHSSKPTTQATLSSTDIIGTYEEEAVKGGIDDNFKSAYWLYINEANEKDFFGKAVPMMMYNTEIKSLKFEIRENAELIDKGQHTLSTGIGFYYKAANGEIKEASQNTVVPVSGDKYSLYYGKSTTALGTDTVVKPSRTRVVYNPGTTDFFVRFDPSWKKADVQVYDMSGKLILADKNVNATSDFTLKLGKQKSAYIVTAVSESGEKFSTKIIR; encoded by the coding sequence ATGAAAAAAAATCTATTAACTGTAGGATTTTTGTCGTTAACTTTATCAATGAGCGCGCAGGCGCTGACACATGTTGATAATGGCGGCACCTTCTACGTTGGCGAATACGCTTTAGTCTATAACGGCGGCGGTATTCAGACCAAAGGAAATGGCATCATCGATTTGCACGGAAATTTAATGGTAGTTGGCGATGCAGCCGACGTTGTTAAAACATTTAATGCCGCTGGCACCGGTGATAAAACGGACGGAAAAAACATTATTATTCGTATTAATGATCCTCTAGCCGTTGATGCAACAAGTTATGGTCAATTATATATTGATGGTATTCCGCAGACAAATATTACTGCGATCGTTGATAGAGAGTATAAAACTTTAAAACACGGAACGTACCAGCAAATAGCACTTCCATTTTACAACAAACCAATGTCGTCCCTAAATTCAGAATTGGGGAAAACATTTACCAATGTACGAAGATCTCAAAATGAAATTCTTATTTGGGATAATGCTAATGTTGAGGCGGATAATTTCAGTACTAGCAATTCTACTTTAAAGAGTACAACCTACTATATGTTAGGTTCGAAAGATTTTAATTCTGCTTTGCCAGCTATAGGCGATGTATATACCTTAAGAGGTGTGCCATTTGCGAACGGCATATCTGAAACAATGGTTAATGCTGGCGCAGGCGTTAATTTTGGACCTGATGGTAGCGCACGAAATTCTTACAGTGAACCATTTAACACTTATCTTCAGGATGCTTGGGATTTTGGACTTGCAGCGGGTGGTGCTTCACCATATACTGTTCCAACATACGGTAAGAATATTTATCAGTATGGAAATCCTTACTTCACCAATTTAGATATGAGATTTATCGGAAGGGTTGAAGCGACCACAATTACAGATGGTAATAATATTAAATCTATTCAAGGAATTAGATTTGGGCCTGGTGGAGTGGTTTCCAATGCACAAGGGGCAACATGGTCGCAAAATGCTTCAATACTAAGTTACACAAATGACCTCTATGATCCGATACCCGTTGGTGACGTTAGCATTGTAATTCAGCCAATGCAGGCAATTGCTATTAAGTTGCGAGGAAATGATCCAGAAGTTGGAGGTGATCGGACCTTAAATTTTGATGGTTTACGAAGATTTGCTCCGGCTTCCCGCACAAATGGTCAGCCGTATGAACCAACAGCGGCTAAAATGGTGGACCAAAGAGGTACAGTTAAGCAGTTAGGCGTTATTGCATTGAACTCGAAAGGAGAAGAAATGGCAAGAACTTACTATGTCGTCTATCCAGATGGTACTACAGGACACTCTTCAAAACCCACGACCCAAGCTACACTTAGTAGTACGGACATTATTGGGACTTACGAAGAAGAGGCTGTAAAAGGCGGAATTGATGATAATTTTAAAAGCGCTTATTGGCTCTACATCAATGAAGCGAATGAAAAAGATTTCTTTGGTAAAGCAGTTCCGATGATGATGTACAATACCGAAATCAAATCCCTTAAGTTTGAAATTAGAGAAAATGCCGAATTAATTGATAAAGGACAACATACCTTGTCAACTGGAATTGGATTCTACTATAAAGCAGCAAACGGAGAAATTAAAGAAGCTTCTCAAAATACAGTTGTTCCAGTATCTGGTGACAAGTACAGTCTTTACTATGGTAAATCAACTACCGCTTTAGGAACTGATACCGTTGTAAAACCAAGCAGAACAAGAGTTGTTTATAACCCTGGTACTACTGATTTCTTTGTAAGGTTTGATCCGAGCTGGAAAAAAGCAGATGTTCAGGTTTATGATATGAGCGGTAAATTAATCCTCGCCGATAAAAATGTCAATGCAACTAGTGACTTTACCTTAAAACTGGGCAAACAAAAAAGTGCTTATATAGTAACAGCAGTCTCAGAAAGTGGTGAAAAATTCAGTACAAAAATTATCAGATAA
- a CDS encoding HIT family protein, translating to MASIFTKIVAGEIPAYIVAEDSSHLAFLDAMPLVNGHCLVIPKEEVDFIFDLESEAYKNLWAFAQNVAKKMEVAYPTKRIAVAVVGLEVPHAHIHLIPITKMEDMNFKNVRLKFSDEEYTEIQQRIINADETTNL from the coding sequence ATGGCATCAATATTCACAAAAATTGTAGCGGGAGAAATACCGGCCTATATCGTTGCCGAAGATTCATCTCATCTGGCTTTTTTAGATGCGATGCCTTTGGTTAATGGTCACTGTTTGGTTATACCGAAAGAGGAAGTTGATTTCATTTTCGATTTAGAATCTGAAGCGTATAAAAATCTTTGGGCGTTTGCACAGAACGTGGCAAAGAAAATGGAAGTTGCCTATCCTACAAAAAGAATTGCAGTTGCAGTTGTTGGATTAGAAGTTCCACATGCGCACATTCACCTCATTCCCATTACAAAAATGGAAGATATGAACTTCAAAAACGTACGGTTGAAATTCTCAGATGAAGAATATACAGAAATTCAGCAACGGATCATTAATGCCGACGAAACCACCAACCTTTAA
- the greA gene encoding transcription elongation factor GreA, with the protein MASYVTKEGLDKMKTELERLETIERPKITQQIAEARDKGDLSENAEYDAAKEAQGMLEMKISKLKDIVINSKVIDESQLDTSKVSILTTVRLKNHATKAEQKFTLVPDNESDIKTGRISINTPIAKGLLGKVVGETAEIILPNGNKLSFDILEISL; encoded by the coding sequence ATGGCAAGTTACGTCACCAAAGAAGGTTTAGATAAAATGAAGACGGAGTTGGAGCGACTGGAAACAATAGAACGACCAAAAATTACGCAGCAAATTGCAGAAGCCCGGGATAAAGGTGATCTTTCTGAAAATGCGGAATACGACGCGGCAAAAGAAGCACAGGGAATGCTGGAAATGAAAATTTCTAAACTAAAGGATATCGTCATTAATTCTAAAGTAATTGATGAAAGTCAACTCGATACGTCGAAGGTTTCTATCCTTACAACCGTACGTTTAAAAAATCACGCTACGAAAGCGGAACAGAAATTTACGCTGGTTCCCGATAATGAAAGCGATATTAAAACGGGACGAATTTCTATAAACACACCAATTGCTAAAGGTTTATTGGGCAAAGTTGTGGGTGAAACTGCAGAAATTATTTTGCCAAACGGCAACAAACTATCTTTTGATATTTTAGAAATTTCTCTTTAA
- the clpX gene encoding ATP-dependent Clp protease ATP-binding subunit ClpX, with protein MNSNQCSFCGKKRNEVQMLISGNDGFICEECIEQAHGIVKETSSKNGVSSADTIEELKKPIEIKGFLDQYVIGQDQAKKQLSIAVYNHYKRLLHAQDENREVEIEKSNIIMIGETGTGKTLLAKTIAKELNVPFCIVDATILTEAGYVGEDVESILSRLLMVADYDVQKAERGIVFIDEIDKIARKSDNPSITRDVSGEGVQQGLLKLLEGSIVNVPPQGGRKHPDQKYIQVNTQNILFIAGGAFDGIKEIIERRLNKQAIGFSADKLNKVEEDDYILKQINAIDLRKFGLIPELLGRFPIITYLEKLTKETMLRIMKEPKNSIINQFVELFKMDGVELNFTDEALELIVEETNEKGLGARGLRGTTEKVLEDYMFNIAAEKKVTVTKENITF; from the coding sequence ATGAATTCAAACCAATGTTCTTTTTGCGGTAAAAAACGAAATGAAGTTCAAATGTTAATTTCCGGCAATGATGGATTTATCTGCGAAGAGTGTATTGAACAGGCACACGGAATTGTAAAAGAAACGTCTTCGAAAAACGGAGTTTCTTCTGCTGACACCATTGAAGAGTTAAAAAAGCCAATTGAAATAAAAGGATTTCTTGATCAATATGTAATTGGTCAGGATCAGGCAAAAAAACAGCTTTCTATTGCTGTTTATAATCATTATAAAAGATTACTCCACGCGCAAGATGAAAATCGCGAAGTGGAGATTGAGAAATCCAACATCATCATGATTGGTGAGACTGGAACAGGGAAAACCTTACTGGCAAAAACGATTGCCAAAGAGCTTAATGTTCCATTTTGTATTGTTGATGCAACGATTCTTACAGAAGCCGGTTATGTTGGCGAAGATGTGGAAAGTATTTTATCCAGACTTCTAATGGTTGCAGATTACGATGTGCAGAAGGCGGAACGCGGCATTGTATTTATTGATGAAATTGATAAAATAGCCCGTAAATCTGATAATCCGAGCATCACACGAGATGTTTCCGGCGAGGGTGTTCAGCAAGGATTACTTAAACTTTTGGAAGGCAGTATTGTAAATGTACCGCCGCAAGGTGGTAGGAAACATCCGGATCAAAAATATATTCAGGTAAATACACAAAATATACTTTTTATTGCGGGTGGAGCTTTTGACGGAATTAAAGAAATTATAGAACGCCGCCTCAACAAGCAAGCAATTGGTTTCAGTGCAGATAAATTAAACAAAGTTGAGGAAGATGATTATATCTTAAAACAGATCAATGCCATTGATCTTCGAAAGTTTGGATTAATTCCGGAACTGTTGGGTAGGTTTCCTATAATTACGTATCTGGAGAAATTAACCAAGGAAACCATGCTGCGAATCATGAAAGAGCCCAAGAATTCAATTATTAATCAATTCGTGGAACTTTTTAAGATGGATGGGGTAGAACTTAACTTTACAGACGAAGCTTTGGAGCTGATTGTTGAGGAAACGAATGAGAAAGGTTTGGGAGCCAGAGGACTTCGTGGAACTACAGAAAAAGTGCTGGAAGACTACATGTTTAACATTGCTGCAGAGAAAAAAGTCACCGTAACCAAGGAAAATATTACTTTTTAA